The genomic interval aaaaaaaactattttttttatataaaaaatttggtcACTcagcgggattcgaacccaaaccgtagcaactcCTTGCCTCTCGGATCCCGCCTCAGCAACCGAatctcttctactctttcggtttcatgtgcctaagggacaccccGCTACATCAATTGCCAGTTATATGATAAAAGGAAAACTGTGATCTAAGAAGGAGACAATACATACTAGgagtattaattatacaataccaTTTATCATCCCTACTAGTATTGTAAATGCGTATGTAACTCTGcctgtctgtttgtctctcGTTCACAAAACCACTGCGctagtttgaatgaaatttggtacaaagatagtaCGAGACCCGAGAAAAGATAAGGGTAAAACCTCGTAAATGtctttttctttgaaaaaattacaattataaaatacagacTTAAATATAGACAAAAATTTTAGCTATTCAGTCACCAGAAACTTCTAGACTTACTTTTGTCCCAGTATGACGGCTGCAAGCTCGGGCGATATGCCAGCTAGGGCTCCGCCCAACGCCCAGGACTTATTCGACATGGCCGCTACCTAAAATGGgtagttttttgtaaataattgagtaaatattatttcactaaATTCAAACCTgcctatatttaattagacttgttttaatatcaaaatcggttttataaatttattttaaacgatattattattattaaccatATATTGCGTATGTGCGATAGGTTTTATTATGAGAACGGTTTTTAAATTCCTCATAGTAGTCCACTATTGTTTCAAACACTTTCATTGATttacttatacataataactttatacatCTCATCGCTTTGAAATTTcccaacaaaatatttaatttaaatgcattcGGGAGTGTAGAAACACAAGCAGACactgtatttaattgtttcagcTATACTCGCTcttatatttactaatataatcTGCTATTCAGTTTTATGTATACAGAGTGTtcgcaaaataattattaataccatGTTTTTACGTGGAAgacgatttttatgaattgggccagctcgcaccggggaagtacacACCcaccacagaagaccggcgtgaaatagctaAATACAGGGgcagaggcccgtttccttttcctcacccaacattctttctttccagtcgtcaatcctttccttatcccttcccccttaaaagcgggcagcgcgtTCGCCGAGGCACTACCTCtccgaatgtttatgggcggtggtaatcgcttaccatcaggcgaaccaccagctcagctacCCGCTTATGCcataaaaaatgaaacgtAACGATCAATATCAACCTACTCACCTCCGTATATCCGATCGATTTCAGTTCAGCGATTGTGCAAGGATACAAGTCCAAGAACTTGTACCGATCGACCAGCTGCGCCGTCTCTTTGCCCTCGAATTCTTTAATCTGAAACATCACTACACAGTATAagacaaagtcgctttctctgtccgtCCTTATGTACCTATGTATGCTTGAATCTTTAAACCtcgcaatggattttgatggcattttttttaatagatagaatgattcaagaggaaggtctatatgtataataatatatattaactactCTAAAttaatgcgtgcgaagccgcgggtatggcatttattttaaactagctttccaGCGTGGCTTTACCTGTGTGTAAGAAAAAGTGAGCCCTGGAGATTACCCTGCACAGAGCAATCCTCCATTCCGCCTCCATTTCCATAAAAACCTCACCTTCTCCAGCACAGCCTGCCTCCGCTTCTCAACCTTGACTATACTGATGAGATCTCCAATATTTGACTCGAATTCCAAGAAACGGTTCCAAATGTCTACTGAGCTCTCCGGTTTCAAGCTACCAGACGACAGAACCCGCTCGAAAAGGACGCGCGTGTTGTTGTCCTCTGCacgaacaaacacacaaaattattttagaataaacaTGACAAATAAGTAATTCGTGCAGTGTTCTTAATTAAGTACTAGATTTCCGCTCGCGTCTTTGTCCCTGTGGTTAATACCCGGATAAACGCACAGGCGTTCTGAAATtatctctataccaaatttcatcaaaattatttcatatctttAGGCTTAACGAAGAGACAAACAGAGAGTTACGTAGGGAGTAGAACATcataagcaaaaataaaaagagaaataatctatttatttatttcctcaaacttacaaagaaaatcatgatttaatgataaaatgaaCTGAATTATCTCATTTGCTCTGAATAGAGTATGCGTAAGCAAATTATTGAATCCCGgtgatcctaatcaggataataagacaaactcatgaaattattgtactgtcaccgatcctttatttgtgtacaaagtttgaattaaatccgtccgtttaaagtgggtcaaaatcgagtccaAAGGAGTCGTTTAGATACATGAAATGAAGGAAATTCAATTCTTTAtcccttctaatattataaataagaaaataactctgtctgtctgtctgactgttacgctttcacgcctaaaccactaaaccgatttttataaaatttggtatgaacatagaactgaacttgggaaaggacataggatactttttatcgcgaaaaaaggaaGAATGAATTGAAAGAggagatgaaagtttgtatgaaagttcgttattgtcaaaacgattttgatgaaacttagtatgaagatggagctgaACGTGGGAAATACCAAACCATAATTTttgatgcgaagaaaataccaCACTTACCATGTcacgcgatataagcgaattctacgagggcgaagccgcgggcgaaaagctagtagactatatatgtaccacaggtgaagccggggcgaacagctagttaaatataaacataaagaaGACTCACCATTAAGATGCGACAAGTAATCTATATAGCACAGCACGTACTCCGGGATGTGCGAGAACTTCTTAAGGCCGAGCTCGAATATCCGGAAGGCGATGTTCTTGTCCTTGGAGCAGTAGTACTCCATCAGGGCCGCCGCCACGAACACGTGGTACCGAGACCTGGCGGCGTTGGGAGAAGCGTCGTCGGATTTTAGCTTTATAGCTTcaaaatcctacttccttctTAACTtatattcctactaatattataaacgcgaaagtttgtaaggatgtttgtgcgtttgttgctctttcacgcaaaaacaactgaactgattgaaatgaaatttggcacgtagacagctggacaactgaaataacctataggtaactttttatcccgatattccttttcctacgggatacggacttacgtgggtgaaaccgcggggcgcagctagtgccatataaatgagaaattctCAAAGACtcgaataaatttttgatcaCTCAGTGGGATTTACAGCTGCGCtattttgccaaaccgtagcaaagtctagcctctcggccacccgtgatcccggaTCAGCGATCGAATCTCTTCTACGCTTTAGGTTTCATGTGCCCAAAGGTCACCCCACACCACACATATAATTAACGcttgttaaatataacagaggcctcgttccatcgatacaatattgtaattattgaaataatgtttcgtattggttgtgatgttTCTTAGTCATCTCGACAGATGGCGCGGGGTGTCCCTTGGGCATATGGATGTAGATCAGCACTAACCTAGGATCCTCTCTAGCCCTCTTGAACACGGTTCTAGCGGATTTTATCCCTTCGGCTCTGCGGGCGAACTTCATGTATTGCACATAAGCCAGTGTAGGTTCGATGTCCGCCATGTCCAAATATCTTGTGTACACTTGATGCACCTAATAAGATAAGTATTCGAtattaagcaataaattatatgaaatataaaaatgatcgCCAATGTGTCTCGGCTGTGCTGCATCTTTTAAAGCATCTTAATCGATTTCATTCGTGAATTTTTGCATTATACGGAAAACAgttaaatttctaaaagattttttttaaatcacagcgggcaactgagctgctggttcgcctgatgttaaGCAATCACCAGCGCCCATAAACAGAGCAGAGGTAATGCCTCTGCAAGTGCGCTGCCCGCTATTGAGGTAAaaggggtaaggaaaggaatgacatatggaaagaaggaatggactgggaagggtgacgaaaagaaaatgtatttttggcAACATAAACACGACAAACATctgaaaacttaaaataactatCAAACAAgaaatcaatgaaaatttcAAGTAAGTAACACGGTTCACGCATGgtcacagacagacagacagacagatggaCAGTTATATCTTAGTAATCCGAATTCCGTATTTCATATCCCTCCCACCCGAAACAACGACATACCCTTCCGCCCCTTCTCCCCCCCAAATACCTTATTATAATGCAGGCGACTCTCCTCGTAGTCCGCATGCGCAAAGTGCAGTAATGTGGAGTGCTTGAGCGGCCCGCTGGTCGCCCGCTCGTACACCGCCGCCGCTTCCTCGGAGAACAGCTTCGCCGCGTTGGAATCCTGCAAGAGATTTTCTAAGATGTTACAACTCTACTCTTTCATTGATTCCTCACCCCCTTTAACTCCACCAGTTTCACAGAGTGGTCCAGAAACTAACACAAGGGACAACTCATTCATCAGCTTCTCACCCACTTTTCCTGCACCAGCTTTGGGGATTGATCCAGGAACTAACGCAAGGGACTTTTCATTCAATGGTAAGTCAGATGCTCACCCCCATATCCTGCACCAGCTTTGCGGATTGGTCTAGGAAGTAACACATGGGACTACTCATTACTCAGTTCCTCACCCCCTTCTCCTGCAGCAGCTTCGCGGAGTGGTCCAGGAACTGCGCGGCCTGGTGCCACACGTCCGGGTGGTGCGCCAGGCACAGCAGGCACTGCTCGATCGCGAACATCACCCGGCGGGCCACCAGCGCCGTGTCCTCGGAGCGCAGCGGGTTCGACCTCTCCCAGGATATATACTTCTTCCAGAGCTCCACCTGGCGGTGGGAGTCAAGACCACGGTTAGATGGTGATGAAAGAAATGTTGGTAGTCGATGGATGAGTAAAAATACTGATTAGATCTGGatgaatttcaaataaacacatGAAAAAATTAGCTATTAgagacataaaatttttataagttatggggttaaatacaaaaaaaacttaaaatgaaATCCTTCGTTTTTGAAGCCAGCTAAAAAGATACCTATCaaaattacaatgttataTGCACTATTCCACATTCTAGAACGTTCCAATCCTCCTAGCATTCCAAACTCCATCTAGAATGTTCCAAGCCCATTCCTACCTGTTTCATCTCCTCCCTGTCTGCGGTGGGCGGCGTGGCCGGCATGTTCCTATTCAAGCCCCGCGTCACCGTCTCCAGCTCCTTGGCCACTCGGCGGGCGTTCATGTACTCTCTGGAACGTTCCATCGCCATGCGTTCCGCTGTGGATTAGAACATGTGATGACAGTTCTTTGTGATTTAGTTTATCTATTAGATGAAGGGAAAACCTTAAGGCTTTTTTGACTTGTATTGAAACCTTGTGTGTGTAAATCCTTTtgacattacaaacaaaaacatatacagCGAATAAAGGAAGTAAGATGAGATAATTTAGAGAGACTTATgcctaaattaaataatgtatcgGTGTGTTTATTACTAAAGTTAatctgaaaatgaaaaatcactGTTAGTGCGATAGCATTTATTAACCCACATGATTTCTTTTCCTCGCCTTGCCCAGTCCTTCTGTCCAAAATGATGAATCCTCTctttatcctttaccccttcaaagcgggcagcgcatttgcagACGCACTGCCTCCtcgaatgttcacgggcggtgggatcacttaccatcaggcgaaccaccagcttagttGCCCGCTCTGGCATTAAAAAAACTCACCTATAATAGTATTGATGCCTTGTTCAAATGCGATATAGTCCTTCCATAGAGTCTCGATACCTATAATGGGTGTGATAACTGCCCTTTGATACacctaaaaattacaaaacaaaataaaaaatccagtAGAATGTAATATTCGAAAATAAATCTTCGAATACACACTTCGATATTATGAAATGGTTCACAAGTTgactttcaattataaatttccttaaatctcaatttatttatgcaattcAAAGAACTTCTTAAAGTCTGATCGAAAAATTGcccatttcaatttgttaGCTATGCAATCATTCAGTTTCATGCctaatcttatatttatattttagccttatatgtttgtatgagaCTCGACTCCTTTAGAGTCGATTTTGagccattttaaataaacaataatttcatgagtttatcttattaccaTGATTAGGAACTACTGTGTATAAGAGCAAAGAGTCAGTTCATTCTATCATTGAAGcgttctttttgtattttttttaactatatagattattatttctacTTCTATCAAGAAACATCTTGCTCACATACATATTTTCGGCAATTACTTTACTTTCACAGTCTAGAATGTGACCAACgtatctataattttaaaaacatcttaGTCTACAATGTTCTTAACAATTCCTTACCTTCCTCACAGCTGATATTTTCTGATTCTCCGCGTACGACCCAACGGCGTCTACCGACTTCAGGAACGTCACATAGTCGTTCCAGATTGGATACGCGTGAATGTCGAGTCCGATTTTATCTAGGGCAAAGTCGTACGCCTGAGCCATTTTTTCcctagaaaatatattagtttatagAAGAAAGTAGCAGCCGCAAACGTTTCTCCACCCATCATAGTTACCTCATCACCCGAAGAAAACCTACTGTCAGAGCTACAGAGCATGCAATTTCATTCAAgagaatttgaaaaattacgtatttttGGTTTACGTTGGTGGTTCGaatgatggtaaacgatcaccaccgcccgtgaacattcagAGAATAGAGCCGCTGCGAATGtactgcccgcttttaaggagaaattgataaggaaaggattgacgattggaaagaaggaatggctaggtgaggaaaaggaaacgggccttcggctccctcactcaccgaacgaaacacagcagtatgctatttcacgccggtcttcaatggtggtgtggtacttccccggtgcgagctggagcaaatcgtgccgaagcgtgctcgacttcaacattcaaattaaaatgatttttaaatgccTTAACATTTATCACAGCGATTTAATTTACTCGAATTACTCAGTCCAGCCACCAATTACAACTTAATCGTCACTTACTTGTACGTGGGTAACATGCACTTCGTCTCCTTCACGTAGTTGAGGTAAAGCCTCCATAATTCTATATTGAGGATTTTCATCAGACACCTCTGGAACAGCTGTTGAAACATTGTTAAACTTCGTCATTCATTTTGCAGGATTTGAATGGACAATTAGACACCAGTTATATGttgaagttatttatttatgtggcTTTTAGTATCCGACGTAATAGGAGAGCTACATTTTTTGAACTTATGTTAAGTAGCCGCTTGACCCGGTTCGCTCTCGTTGACCCGGGATAACAACTAGATAAAATACAGTCTATGCCAATCAGTGAAGACGCGGCTTTCTAAgggtaaacaatttttttaatctgttgaGCATTTTTTGCGTCACAACATTACATACATCAAAAGATACAAATAttacctttttataatatgagtctATTCAatcactagcttttgcccgcggcttcgcacttAATACTTTACGATGtcatcatacatataaatctccCTCCTGAATAAGTCATCTTTTAAGAAAAACCCCATCAAGATCTGtagcgtagttttaaagactAAGCTTACAGACACACAAACGGCATTAGTTTGATACTAATGTAGTGATTAATCATAccttcataataattaattgtcttCTTAACtttgtttgcttttataagcattataatatcttaCTACATAAAATCTCTCCCCCCTGTATCATCATCCTCATATTATGTTCTGGCGAGATCTTGCGTACTTCTAGAAACTTCCATTTACCTTTtgcatcattttaattttgcgCAAATGCAATTTCCG from Zerene cesonia ecotype Mississippi unplaced genomic scaffold, Zerene_cesonia_1.1 Zces_u001, whole genome shotgun sequence carries:
- the LOC119838144 gene encoding protein suppressor of forked, encoding MSTDENAEIDWGNERLSRAQRAVEANTYDVDSWSLLIREAQTRPINEVRTMYEKLITAFPTTGRFWKIYIEQEMKARNFEKVEKLFQRCLMKILNIELWRLYLNYVKETKCMLPTYKEKMAQAYDFALDKIGLDIHAYPIWNDYVTFLKSVDAVGSYAENQKISAVRKVYQRAVITPIIGIETLWKDYIAFEQGINTIIAERMAMERSREYMNARRVAKELETVTRGLNRNMPATPPTADREEMKQVELWKKYISWERSNPLRSEDTALVARRVMFAIEQCLLCLAHHPDVWHQAAQFLDHSAKLLQEKGDSNAAKLFSEEAAAVYERATSGPLKHSTLLHFAHADYEESRLHYNKVHQVYTRYLDMADIEPTLAYVQYMKFARRAEGIKSARTVFKRAREDPRSRYHVFVAAALMEYYCSKDKNIAFRIFELGLKKFSHIPEYVLCYIDYLSHLNEDNNTRVLFERVLSSGSLKPESSVDIWNRFLEFESNIGDLISIVKVEKRRQAVLEKIKEFEGKETAQLVDRYKFLDLYPCTIAELKSIGYTEVAAMSNKSWALGGALAGISPELAAVILGQKDNDPNKDIARPDTSQMIPYKPKSNPLPGEHPIPGGSFPMPPPCAVLCTLMPPPSSFRGPFVAVDRLIALFNRISLPDRPPLPTEGGDSKLFDLARSVHWIMDDDGVTTVTNKARRRKAGDDSDDDDLGVAPPVNDIYRQRQQKRVK